One segment of Radiobacillus kanasensis DNA contains the following:
- a CDS encoding replication terminator protein: MTQKQIDLPLSQMANGAIQEKLDYELKKVFDNIHDPNTKAEDKRTVTIKLEFVPDENRQTVKLNSNIAIKLANVLDTSVTVLTDKDLANGMIEAKELKSKVPGQTYFDDNSDLKTDIGDPVDVIEQEEARRNIINLQKGRG; this comes from the coding sequence ATGACTCAAAAACAGATTGATTTACCGTTATCACAGATGGCGAATGGTGCCATTCAAGAAAAGCTAGATTACGAGTTAAAGAAAGTGTTTGATAACATCCATGATCCTAACACCAAGGCGGAGGACAAACGAACCGTAACCATAAAACTGGAATTTGTTCCTGATGAAAATCGTCAAACAGTGAAATTGAACAGCAACATAGCGATTAAGCTGGCCAACGTTTTAGACACTTCGGTAACCGTACTTACAGATAAAGACCTCGCAAACGGAATGATTGAAGCTAAGGAGCTCAAGTCGAAAGTACCTGGGCAAACTTACTTTGATGATAATTCAGATTTAAAAACAGACATCGGTGATCCTGTCGATGTGATCGAGCAGGAAGAAGCCCGTCGGAACATTATTAATCTACAAAAAGGAAGAGGGTAA
- a CDS encoding MazG-like family protein: MDDITGKIKQWAIDRKLDEAQPEKQMLKLMEEVGELAQGFVKGNTEQVMDSIGDTYVVLTILSMQLNLDIGLCIQLAYSEIKDRKGEMRNGVFVKESDL; encoded by the coding sequence ATGGATGATATAACTGGAAAAATAAAACAATGGGCGATTGATAGAAAACTAGATGAAGCTCAACCAGAAAAGCAAATGTTGAAATTGATGGAAGAAGTCGGAGAGTTAGCTCAAGGATTCGTGAAAGGGAATACTGAACAAGTAATGGATTCTATAGGTGACACTTATGTGGTGTTGACGATTCTGTCGATGCAATTGAATTTAGATATAGGGCTTTGCATTCAACTAGCATATAGCGAAATAAAAGATCGTAAGGGTGAAATGAGGAACGGCGTGTTTGTGAAGGAATCGGATCTATGA
- a CDS encoding AAA family ATPase, giving the protein MIKINKLEIENVKRVKAVKVEPTSNGITIVGGKNNQGKTSVLDAIAWGLGGNKYRPSQANREGSVIPPRLHIVLSNGLVVERKGKNSDLKVIDPNGEKAGQQLLDSFVEELAINLPKFMNSTSKEKANILLQIIGVGDKLHELEQQEQEVYNHRRSIGQIADQKKKYAEEQTYYPDAPKEPVSASDLISQQQEILARNGENQRKRQQLAGIQSQYAAKGQEIERLKEQLRLAEEEYGQLGSDLEIAQKDALDLKDESTEELQANIQQIDEINRKVRANLDKDKAESDANDYRTQYDKLSNQIESIRKEKTDLLTNANLPLEGLSVEDGDLVYNGQKWDNMSGSDQLKVSTAIVRKLKPDCGFILLDKLEQMDLESLEEFGKWLVQEDLQAIATRVSSGEECSIIIEDGYVVGQDKIQEQVQKAPETKTWKAGEF; this is encoded by the coding sequence ATGATCAAAATTAACAAATTAGAAATCGAAAACGTAAAACGTGTCAAAGCAGTTAAAGTGGAGCCTACTTCGAATGGGATTACGATTGTGGGCGGTAAGAATAATCAAGGCAAAACAAGTGTATTAGATGCTATTGCTTGGGGGCTGGGCGGAAATAAATATCGCCCTAGCCAGGCAAATAGAGAAGGATCTGTTATACCTCCTCGCCTTCACATCGTCCTATCTAATGGTCTTGTGGTTGAACGTAAAGGAAAAAACAGCGACCTAAAAGTAATTGACCCTAATGGAGAGAAAGCGGGACAGCAATTACTGGATAGCTTCGTAGAAGAATTGGCTATTAATCTACCAAAGTTTATGAATTCAACAAGTAAAGAAAAAGCCAACATTCTTCTTCAAATCATCGGAGTAGGAGATAAACTCCATGAGTTGGAACAACAGGAACAAGAAGTCTATAACCACCGTCGTTCTATTGGCCAAATTGCGGATCAAAAGAAAAAGTATGCTGAGGAACAAACCTACTATCCTGATGCACCTAAAGAACCTGTATCAGCATCCGATTTGATTAGTCAGCAACAAGAAATTTTAGCCCGTAACGGTGAGAATCAGAGGAAGCGTCAGCAACTAGCTGGTATCCAATCTCAGTATGCTGCAAAAGGGCAAGAAATTGAACGGTTAAAAGAACAGTTGAGGCTTGCAGAAGAAGAGTATGGTCAACTTGGAAGTGACTTGGAGATCGCACAAAAAGATGCCTTAGATTTGAAGGATGAATCAACCGAGGAGTTACAGGCTAACATCCAACAAATTGATGAGATCAATCGTAAAGTCCGGGCAAATCTAGACAAGGATAAGGCTGAATCGGACGCAAACGATTATCGCACTCAGTACGACAAATTATCTAATCAGATTGAAAGTATTCGCAAGGAGAAAACAGACTTACTCACAAATGCTAATTTGCCACTTGAAGGCTTATCTGTAGAAGATGGTGACCTTGTCTACAATGGTCAAAAATGGGATAACATGAGCGGCTCTGATCAATTGAAAGTATCTACCGCCATTGTTCGTAAGTTGAAGCCAGATTGTGGATTCATCCTTTTGGATAAGTTAGAGCAAATGGACCTCGAATCATTAGAGGAATTTGGCAAATGGCTAGTTCAAGAAGATCTACAAGCAATTGCAACACGAGTTTCAAGTGGAGAAGAATGCTCAATCATCATCGAGGACGGTTATGTTGTTGGCCAAGATAAGATCCAGGAGCAAGTGCAAAAAGCACCTGAAACAAAGACTTGGAAAGCGGGGGAGTTTTAA
- a CDS encoding AAA family ATPase → MEHHKLNLLELLNYIDPSFLDYQEWLNVGMALRQEGYTASDWEDWSRRDSARYHPGECFKKWTTFEGNGITGATITQMAKENGWEPKRKIEDRELDWNDEIAGNEDYVVVDSNWIEGMEISEPAKWNPVQEITRYLETLFEASENVGYVTSVWETEEGEYKPTKGNWDRTAGELIQALNESNGDIGAVFGDYKPEAGAWIRFNPLDGHGVKNDNVTEFRYALVESDDMDLEKQNAIVRELELPIATLVYSGKKSIHAIVKVDAANYDEYRKRVDYLYDVCKKNGLKIDKQNRNPSRLSRLPGVERNGKKQFIIDTNIGKPNWEEWHEWIESINDDLPDPESLTDYWDNMPELAPPLIEGVLRQGHKMLMAGPSKAGKSFALIELSIGIAEGAKWLGWKCTKGKVLYVNLELDRASALHRFKDVYSSLGLAPNNIDNIDIWNLRGKSVPMDKLAPKLIRRAQKNNYIAVIIDPIYKVLTGDENSADQMAHFTNQFDKIATELGSSVIYCHHHSKGTQGGKKSMDRASGSGVFARDPDALIDLVELELTDDLMKQQEGAAANAIYVKAIQEANYDYFDEHVGIDDQQSVSQMNNHAKRVLSPDILEKVEAEINQAVDKVRIRSAWRVEGTLREYPKFSPVNMWFQYPVHKVDDTGMLKDIQPEDEKPTWKKNFDKKKKSPSERKKEQNEALELAYESCTIEGTVTLDSLSEFMGVTPKTVRNRIKGHGGFWITNGEVGRKPDK, encoded by the coding sequence ATGGAACACCACAAATTGAATCTACTTGAATTATTAAATTACATTGATCCGTCGTTCTTAGACTACCAGGAGTGGCTAAACGTTGGGATGGCTTTACGACAGGAAGGTTATACAGCAAGCGACTGGGAGGATTGGAGTAGACGGGATAGTGCTCGTTATCATCCAGGTGAATGTTTTAAAAAGTGGACGACTTTTGAAGGTAACGGAATTACAGGAGCAACCATTACCCAAATGGCTAAAGAGAATGGTTGGGAGCCAAAACGAAAAATTGAAGATAGGGAACTGGACTGGAACGATGAGATTGCCGGCAATGAAGATTACGTCGTCGTAGATAGCAACTGGATTGAGGGAATGGAAATCAGCGAACCAGCAAAATGGAATCCCGTACAAGAGATTACTAGATACCTAGAAACATTATTTGAAGCATCTGAAAACGTCGGTTACGTCACAAGCGTCTGGGAAACAGAAGAAGGCGAGTACAAACCTACAAAAGGCAACTGGGATAGAACAGCTGGTGAGCTTATTCAAGCCTTGAACGAATCTAACGGAGATATTGGAGCGGTGTTTGGTGATTACAAACCAGAAGCCGGCGCATGGATACGTTTTAATCCGTTGGATGGCCATGGTGTTAAAAATGACAACGTCACGGAATTTAGATATGCACTCGTTGAATCAGACGATATGGATTTAGAAAAGCAAAATGCCATTGTACGTGAATTGGAATTACCGATCGCTACGTTGGTTTACAGTGGCAAGAAGAGCATACACGCCATTGTTAAAGTAGATGCTGCCAACTATGACGAGTACCGTAAACGCGTTGATTATTTGTACGATGTCTGTAAGAAGAACGGGTTGAAAATCGATAAGCAAAATAGAAACCCTTCTCGGTTATCACGTCTCCCAGGTGTTGAACGGAATGGTAAAAAGCAATTCATTATCGATACCAACATCGGAAAACCGAATTGGGAAGAATGGCACGAATGGATTGAGAGTATTAATGACGACCTTCCGGATCCCGAGAGTTTAACCGATTACTGGGACAACATGCCAGAACTTGCTCCACCTTTAATCGAAGGAGTACTAAGGCAAGGGCACAAAATGTTAATGGCAGGTCCATCTAAAGCTGGTAAATCATTTGCGTTAATTGAATTGTCCATAGGGATTGCAGAAGGCGCGAAATGGCTTGGTTGGAAATGCACAAAAGGAAAAGTCCTTTATGTAAACCTTGAATTAGACAGGGCAAGCGCCTTACATCGTTTCAAAGATGTATATAGTTCATTAGGGTTAGCGCCCAACAACATCGATAATATTGACATTTGGAATCTTCGTGGAAAGTCAGTACCAATGGACAAGCTAGCTCCTAAATTAATCAGAAGAGCTCAAAAGAATAATTACATCGCCGTTATCATTGACCCCATTTATAAGGTGTTAACAGGGGATGAAAACAGCGCGGATCAAATGGCTCACTTTACTAACCAGTTTGACAAGATAGCCACAGAGTTAGGCTCTAGCGTAATCTACTGTCACCATCATTCAAAAGGTACGCAGGGTGGTAAGAAGTCCATGGATAGAGCGAGTGGATCTGGAGTGTTTGCTCGGGATCCTGATGCATTAATCGACTTAGTAGAGTTAGAGCTTACGGATGATCTGATGAAACAACAGGAAGGCGCTGCAGCTAATGCCATTTATGTAAAAGCTATTCAAGAGGCTAATTACGATTACTTTGACGAACATGTAGGAATAGATGATCAACAAAGCGTGTCTCAAATGAATAATCATGCGAAGCGCGTACTGTCTCCGGATATATTAGAAAAGGTAGAAGCTGAGATCAATCAGGCAGTTGATAAAGTCCGTATCCGTTCTGCATGGCGTGTGGAAGGTACATTACGCGAATACCCGAAGTTTAGTCCAGTCAATATGTGGTTCCAGTACCCTGTTCATAAAGTGGACGATACTGGCATGTTGAAGGATATTCAGCCAGAGGATGAAAAGCCTACCTGGAAGAAGAACTTTGATAAAAAGAAAAAGAGTCCTAGTGAGCGTAAAAAAGAACAAAATGAAGCGTTAGAGTTAGCTTATGAATCTTGCACGATTGAGGGCACCGTAACACTAGATTCTTTATCAGAGTTCATGGGTGTTACTCCAAAAACTGTAAGAAACAGAATAAAAGGTCACGGTGGTTTTTGGATAACAAACGGTGAGGTTGGTAGAAAGCCAGATAAATAA
- a CDS encoding DEAD/DEAH box helicase, with translation MELREYQQDARESIQSEWEKGNKKTLLVLPTGCGKTIVFSKVIEDRVKKGERVLVLAHRGELLDQAADKLEKSTGLKCATEKAEQTSIGSWFRVVVGSVQTLMRDKRLRKFSKDFFDTIIIDEAHHCISDSYQRVLSYFDANVLGVTATPDRGDMKNLGSYFESLAFEYTLPKAIKEGYLSPIKALTIPLKLDLSAVGQQAGDFKTSELGSALDPYLESIADEMIRVASDRKIVVFLPLVKTSQKFTEILNKKGFKAAEVNGESQDRAEVLEDFDKGKYNVLCNSMLLTEGWDCPSVDCVVVLRPTKVRSLYSQMVGRGTRLHPGKTELLLLDFLWHTDRHELCHPAHLIAENEEVAKAMTKQIEEAGIALDLEQVEKTAEEDVIAQREEALAKQLQEMKRRKRKLVDPLQFEMSIQAEDLASYVPSFGWEMGPPSEQQVKTLEKLGILPDQVDNAGKATKLLERLDKRREEGLTTPKQIRFLEQRGFEHVGKWSFDNAKKLIDRIAANGWKIPQGIDIKNYNG, from the coding sequence ATGGAACTCAGAGAATATCAACAAGATGCCAGAGAATCCATTCAAAGTGAATGGGAAAAAGGAAATAAAAAAACGTTACTTGTACTTCCGACAGGATGTGGAAAGACAATTGTTTTTTCAAAGGTCATCGAGGACCGAGTTAAGAAGGGCGAACGTGTTCTCGTCCTTGCCCACAGGGGCGAGTTATTAGATCAAGCTGCAGATAAATTGGAAAAGTCAACAGGCTTAAAATGTGCTACTGAAAAGGCTGAGCAAACATCTATCGGTAGTTGGTTCCGTGTAGTAGTAGGTAGTGTGCAAACATTGATGCGAGATAAACGTTTACGGAAGTTTAGTAAAGACTTTTTTGACACCATTATTATCGATGAAGCGCATCATTGTATATCAGACAGCTATCAACGCGTATTAAGTTATTTTGATGCGAATGTCTTAGGGGTTACAGCTACACCAGATCGAGGGGATATGAAGAATTTAGGATCCTATTTTGAATCACTAGCTTTCGAATATACCTTGCCAAAAGCAATCAAAGAAGGCTACTTAAGTCCGATTAAAGCGTTAACGATTCCATTGAAACTAGATTTATCAGCAGTTGGCCAACAAGCAGGCGACTTTAAGACAAGTGAATTAGGAAGTGCTTTGGATCCATATTTAGAATCGATTGCGGATGAAATGATCAGAGTGGCCAGTGACCGAAAAATAGTAGTATTTCTTCCACTTGTTAAAACAAGCCAAAAGTTTACGGAAATACTGAATAAAAAAGGCTTTAAGGCTGCGGAGGTAAATGGAGAATCACAAGACCGCGCTGAAGTATTAGAAGATTTTGATAAAGGTAAATACAACGTACTTTGTAACTCTATGCTTCTAACAGAAGGATGGGATTGTCCATCGGTTGATTGTGTGGTCGTGCTAAGACCTACAAAAGTAAGAAGTTTATACAGCCAAATGGTTGGGCGTGGTACCCGACTTCATCCTGGTAAAACTGAATTATTGTTACTAGACTTCTTGTGGCATACAGACCGTCACGAACTATGTCATCCAGCTCACTTAATTGCTGAAAATGAAGAAGTGGCCAAAGCCATGACCAAGCAAATTGAAGAAGCTGGAATTGCACTCGATTTAGAACAAGTGGAGAAAACGGCTGAGGAAGATGTAATCGCTCAACGAGAAGAAGCTTTGGCCAAGCAATTACAAGAAATGAAACGTCGTAAGCGAAAATTAGTAGATCCGTTGCAATTTGAAATGAGTATTCAAGCAGAGGATTTAGCGAGTTATGTTCCTTCTTTCGGTTGGGAAATGGGTCCTCCTAGTGAGCAACAAGTGAAAACATTAGAAAAGTTAGGGATCCTTCCTGATCAGGTAGATAATGCCGGAAAGGCTACAAAACTACTAGAACGATTAGATAAAAGACGTGAAGAAGGATTGACAACTCCTAAACAAATTAGATTCTTAGAACAAAGAGGATTCGAACACGTTGGTAAATGGTCCTTCGATAATGCGAAGAAACTAATTGATCGCATTGCAGCTAATGGTTGGAAGATACCACAAGGTATTGATATCAAAAACTACAATGGTTAA
- a CDS encoding AAA family ATPase produces MNITTGKVAKAQKVVLYGPEGIGKSSFAAQFPDPIFIDTEGSTGNMDVARMDKPSSWTMLYQQIDFFKNNRPGKTLIIDTIDWAERLAIDFVTSRASKESITSFGYGEGFIQLEEKFGKFLNRLSDLVEMGINVVLTAHAKITKFEQPDEMGAYDRWELKLGNKTTAKTAALTKEWADMVLFMNYKTFSVATDDKGKKHKGQGGVRTIYANHHPAWDAKNRHELPDEFPMEYSRIAHIFVSNTSTPTPSAQPKVEQPATPPPVDQQPAAANVSPETTGSVPEPQKVNQTQEPKATLDTAIPQSLRDLMTQHDVSEEEIQIVVSQKGYYPQDTPIVNYDNSFIEGVLVGAWQQVFGMVEEVRKNTPF; encoded by the coding sequence ATGAATATTACGACAGGAAAAGTAGCGAAGGCACAAAAAGTAGTTTTATATGGGCCTGAAGGTATTGGTAAATCATCCTTTGCCGCACAGTTTCCGGATCCAATTTTTATTGATACAGAAGGTAGTACCGGCAATATGGATGTGGCAAGAATGGACAAGCCTTCAAGTTGGACTATGCTTTATCAACAAATTGATTTCTTTAAAAACAATCGACCAGGTAAAACGCTCATTATCGATACGATAGATTGGGCGGAGCGGTTAGCTATCGATTTTGTCACTAGCCGAGCAAGCAAAGAAAGTATTACAAGCTTTGGTTATGGAGAGGGATTCATCCAACTGGAAGAAAAGTTTGGGAAATTCCTGAATAGATTATCTGATTTAGTTGAAATGGGTATCAATGTTGTCTTAACTGCTCACGCAAAAATTACAAAATTTGAACAACCGGACGAAATGGGAGCTTACGACCGTTGGGAATTAAAACTAGGAAATAAAACAACCGCTAAGACGGCTGCCTTAACAAAAGAATGGGCTGATATGGTCCTGTTCATGAATTATAAAACGTTTAGCGTGGCGACGGACGACAAAGGAAAGAAACATAAAGGACAAGGCGGTGTACGTACCATTTACGCCAACCATCATCCTGCTTGGGATGCCAAAAACCGCCACGAACTACCAGATGAGTTTCCGATGGAGTATTCTCGCATTGCTCATATTTTCGTTAGCAATACAAGTACTCCAACACCATCTGCACAACCGAAGGTGGAGCAACCGGCAACACCGCCTCCTGTAGATCAGCAACCTGCAGCAGCGAATGTTAGTCCAGAAACAACTGGTTCTGTACCGGAACCACAAAAGGTAAACCAAACACAAGAACCTAAAGCTACATTAGATACTGCTATCCCACAATCTTTACGTGATCTAATGACTCAACATGATGTGTCGGAAGAAGAAATACAGATTGTCGTTAGTCAAAAGGGATACTACCCACAAGATACTCCAATTGTGAACTATGACAATAGCTTCATAGAAGGTGTGCTTGTAGGGGCGTGGCAACAAGTATTTGGAATGGTGGAAGAGGTAAGAAAGAATACGCCTTTCTAA